From Amycolatopsis sp. YIM 10, the proteins below share one genomic window:
- a CDS encoding ABC transporter substrate-binding protein, translating into MIITVSALVACGDEPGPESSAKVTYLTSFSTFGRDAYAFVAQEKGIFAEAGLDVTINPGNGTVDVLKLVAGGRAHFGIGDLTGTMITVAKEKLPVTAVAAIHQRTVAAIIGLVGGGIAGPADLAGKRIGDPAGSTVGLMFPLYARAAGIDPGSVEFVPSAPPALPQLLVSGQVDGIGQFVVGRPLIEAAANGRSAVVLPYGDLLPDLYGNMLVTSRELADRDPELVRRFSGALLEALRYSIENPEEAGRILRKYHPTQNAEVAAAEMRLMAGYTRPDGFTGPLGAVEESRVATVIDLLVEARAIPDGSLRSADIVDYDLVPGAR; encoded by the coding sequence GTGATCATTACGGTTTCGGCGCTCGTCGCCTGCGGAGACGAGCCGGGGCCCGAAAGTTCCGCCAAGGTCACCTATCTGACGTCGTTCAGCACGTTCGGTCGGGACGCGTACGCGTTCGTCGCACAGGAGAAGGGGATCTTCGCCGAGGCCGGGCTCGACGTCACCATCAACCCCGGCAATGGCACGGTGGACGTGCTCAAGCTGGTGGCAGGCGGGCGCGCGCACTTCGGAATCGGTGACCTCACCGGCACGATGATCACGGTGGCCAAGGAAAAGCTCCCGGTCACCGCGGTCGCGGCGATCCACCAGCGCACCGTCGCGGCGATCATCGGGCTCGTGGGCGGTGGGATCGCCGGGCCCGCCGACCTGGCGGGCAAGCGGATCGGTGACCCGGCCGGGTCCACCGTCGGGTTGATGTTCCCCTTGTACGCCAGGGCCGCGGGCATCGATCCCGGGTCGGTCGAGTTCGTGCCGTCCGCGCCGCCCGCCCTGCCGCAGCTGCTGGTGTCCGGGCAGGTCGACGGGATCGGCCAGTTCGTCGTCGGGCGGCCGCTGATCGAGGCGGCGGCGAACGGGCGCAGCGCGGTCGTCCTGCCCTACGGCGATCTCCTGCCCGACCTGTACGGCAACATGCTGGTCACCTCGCGGGAACTGGCCGACCGCGACCCCGAGCTGGTGCGGCGGTTCAGCGGCGCGCTGCTCGAGGCGCTGCGGTACTCCATCGAGAACCCCGAGGAGGCGGGCAGGATCCTCCGGAAGTACCACCCGACGCAGAACGCGGAGGTGGCCGCCGCCGAGATGCGGTTGATGGCCGGGTACACGAGACCGGACGGGTTCACCGGGCCGCTCGGCGCGGTCGAGGAGAGCCGGGTCGCGACGGTCATCGACCTGCTCGTCGAGGCGCGGGCGATCCCCGACGGGTCGCTGCGGTCGGCGGACATCGTCGACTACGACCTGGTGCCGGGCGCTCGATGA